The following coding sequences lie in one Arachis stenosperma cultivar V10309 chromosome 5, arast.V10309.gnm1.PFL2, whole genome shotgun sequence genomic window:
- the LOC130980760 gene encoding uncharacterized protein LOC130980760: protein MDMRYDGTKDPQEHLTAFEARMNLEGLGDAVRCRAFPVTLAGPAIRWFNALPQESITAFVDISQSFLARFTTRIAKAKHPINLLGVTQKPGEPTRTFLDRFNDECLEIDGLTDSVASLCLTNGLLNEDFRKHLTTKPVWTMQEIQSVAKEYINDEEVSQVVAANKRPPPNPPPRQTPQVDRYKESPRDGTSAKQHKQHPRVGKFTNSTLLTAPIVEFYQQIADKGNLARPRPLKERTGGNKNLYCDYHKGFGHKTQDCFNLKDALE from the coding sequence ATGGACATGAGGTATGACGGGACCAAAGACCCTCAGGAACACCTCACCGCCTTTGAAGCAAGAATGAATTTAGAAGGGCTAGGCGACGCAGTGAGATGCCGGGCATTCCCTGTAACGCTAGCTGGCCCAGCGATCCGGTGGTTTAACGCCCTCCCGCAAGAGTCCATCACGGCTTTCGTAGATATCTCCCAAAGCTTCCTAGCTCGGTTCACAACACGCATAGCTAAGGCTAAACACCCGATCAACTTGTTAGGAGTCACCCAGAAACCTGGGGAACCCACTAGAACGTTCTTGGACAGGTTCAATGACGAATGCTTGGAAATTGACGGTCTCACAGACTCGGTCGCCAGCCTCTGCCTAACAAACGGCTTGCTAAATGAGGATTTCAGGAAACACCTCACGACCAAGCCTGTGTGGACCATGCAGGAAATCCAGAGCGTTGCCAAGGAATACATCAATGATGAGGAAGTAAGTCAGGTCGTAGCAGCCAACAAACGACCGCCCCCTAACCCACCACCTCGGCAAACCCCCCAGGTCGACAGATATAAGGAGTCCCCCAGGGACGGAACTTCAGCCAAACAGCACAAGCAACATCCACGAGTAGGAAAGTTCACAAACTCCACGCTACTTACGGCGCCCATAGTAGAATTCTACCAACAAATTGCAGACAAAGGAAACCTAGCCAGACCTAGACCTCTGAAAGAGAGAACGGGAGGCAACAAAAACCTTTATTGTGACTACCACAAGGGGTTTGGTCACAAAACACAAGACTGCTTCAACCTCAAGGATGCCTTGGAATAA
- the LOC130979110 gene encoding probable serine/threonine-protein kinase PBL3 isoform X2, whose protein sequence is MGNCLDSSAKVDAAQSSRGNSAISKTPPSTLSIPSHSEKSNASTLPTPRSEGEILSSPNLKAFTFNDLKNATRNFRPDSLLGEGGFGYVYKGWIDQHTFVASKPGSGMVVAVKKLKPESFQGHREWLTEVNYLGQLHHPNLVKLIGYCLEGENRLLVYEFMPKGSLENHLFRRGPQPLSWAVRMKVAIGAARGLTFLHNAKSQVIYRDFKASNILLDAEFNAKLSDFGLAKAGPTGDRTHVSTQVMGTQGYAAPEYVATGRLTAKSDVYSFGVVMLELLSGRRAVDKTISGMEQNLVDWAKPYLGDKRRLFRIMDTKLEGQYPQKAAFMAATLALQCLNNEAKARPAMTEVLATLEQIDSPKTAGRHSHSEHLRVHTPVRRSPARNRSPLHLTPAASPLPSHRQSLRVH, encoded by the exons ATGGGTAACTGTTTAGATTCTTCTGCAAAAGTTGATGCAGCTCAGAGTTCTAGAGGCAATTCTG CAATCTCAAAAACTCCACCCTCTACCTTATCAATTCCATCACACAGTGAAAAAAGCAATGCTTCAACTCTTCCCACGCCAAGGTCCGAGGGTGAAATCTTGTCTTCGCCGAATCTTAAGGCCTTCACATTCAATGATCTCAAGAATGCCACCCGAAATTTTCGTCCGGACAGCCTTCTCGGGGAAGGTGGATTCGGCTATGTTTACAAAGGATGGATCGACCAACACACGTTCGTGGCTTCCAAACCCGGATCGGGAATGGTTGTTGCTGTAAAGAAGCTTAAGCCTGAAAGTTTTCAGGGTCATAGGGAGTGGCTG ACTGAGGTTAACTACCTTGGACAACTGCACCATCCTAATCTTGTTAAACTGATTGGGTACTGCTTGGAAGGAGAGAACCGGCTATTGGTCTATGAGTTTATGCCGAAAGGGAGCTTAGAGAATCATCTATTTAGAA GAGGACCACAACCACTGTCTTGGGCAGTGAGGATGAAGGTGGCCATTGGTGCTGCCAGAGGACTCACTTTTCTTCACAACGCCAAATCACAAGTCATATACCGTGATTTTAAAGCTTCTAACATCCTGCTGGATGCG GAGTTCAATGCTAAACTTTCTGATTTCGGCCTGGCCAAGGCGGGTCCAACCGGTGATAGAACTCATGTATCTACACAAGTCATGGGAACTCAAGGATACGCGGCACCTGAATATGTAGCAACTG GTCGGCTAACGGCGAAAAGTGATGTATATAGCTTTGGGGTTGTGATGTTGGAACTCTTGTCCGGGAGACGCGCGGTTGATAAAACAATATCCGGTATGGAGCAGAATCTGGTAGACTGGGCAAAACCATATTTGGGCGATAAAAGAAGGTTGTTTCGGATTATGGATACCAAATTGGAGGGACAATACCCACAGAAGGCAGCCTTCATGGCTGCTACGCTTGCCCTTCAGTGCCTTAACAATGAAGCCAAGGCAAGGCCTGCCATGACAGAGGTTTTAGCAACCCTTGAACAGATAGACTCCCCCAAAACTGCAGGCCGCCATTCCCACTCGGAACATCTGAGAGTCCACACTCCCGTGAGGAGGTCTCCAGCACGAAACCGGTCCCCTTTACATCTGACTCCTGCTGCATCTCCACTGCCATCTCACCGGCAATCTCTTCGAGTGCACTAA
- the LOC130979111 gene encoding 5-formyltetrahydrofolate cyclo-ligase, mitochondrial isoform X3 has product MRIHKLQCFTGGRYIQTFVANFARPNGKKLYVPRVEDKNSHMRMLRISRIDDLIANSMDILEPAPIDAYGNAREDVMQANEPVDLFLLPGLAFDKSGRRLGRGGGYYDTFLKNYKDLANTRNWIQPLLVALSYSEQILDEGVIPMTSSDVPIDALVSPAGVIPITTAAINRSMVPLESGAKGDLDSGFFCNNG; this is encoded by the exons ATGCGCATACATAAGCTGCAGTGCTTTACGGGAGGTCGATACATCCAAACTTTTGTCGCAAATTTTGCAAGACCCA ATGGGAAAAAACTATATGTGCCGCGGGTGGAGGATAAGAATAGCCACATGCGTATGCTCAGGATTTCGCGTATCGATGATCTTATTGCAAATtcaatggatatcttagaaccAGCTCCGATTGATGCTTATGGAAATGCACGTGAAGACG TTATGCAGGCAAATGAACCTGTTGATTTGTTTCTTCTACCTG GATTGGCATTTGACAAATCTGGAAGACGTTTAGGCCGTGGTGGAGG TTACTATGATACATTTTTGAAGAATTACAAAGACCTTGCAAATACACGGAATTGGATTCAACCATTACTTG TTGCTCTGTCATATTCGGAACAAATACTAGATGAAGGAGTAATACCGATGACTTCATCCGATGTTCCAATTGACGCTCTTGTTTCGCCGGCTGGTGTGATTCCAATCACTACGGCGGCCATCAACAG AAGCATGGTTCCTTTGGAGAGTGGCGCTAAAGGGGACTTGGATTCGGGGTTTTTCTGCAACAACGGTTAA
- the LOC130979110 gene encoding probable serine/threonine-protein kinase PBL3 isoform X1 gives MGNCLDSSAKVDAAQSSRGNSVSAISKTPPSTLSIPSHSEKSNASTLPTPRSEGEILSSPNLKAFTFNDLKNATRNFRPDSLLGEGGFGYVYKGWIDQHTFVASKPGSGMVVAVKKLKPESFQGHREWLTEVNYLGQLHHPNLVKLIGYCLEGENRLLVYEFMPKGSLENHLFRRGPQPLSWAVRMKVAIGAARGLTFLHNAKSQVIYRDFKASNILLDAEFNAKLSDFGLAKAGPTGDRTHVSTQVMGTQGYAAPEYVATGRLTAKSDVYSFGVVMLELLSGRRAVDKTISGMEQNLVDWAKPYLGDKRRLFRIMDTKLEGQYPQKAAFMAATLALQCLNNEAKARPAMTEVLATLEQIDSPKTAGRHSHSEHLRVHTPVRRSPARNRSPLHLTPAASPLPSHRQSLRVH, from the exons ATGGGTAACTGTTTAGATTCTTCTGCAAAAGTTGATGCAGCTCAGAGTTCTAGAGGCAATTCTG TTTCAGCAATCTCAAAAACTCCACCCTCTACCTTATCAATTCCATCACACAGTGAAAAAAGCAATGCTTCAACTCTTCCCACGCCAAGGTCCGAGGGTGAAATCTTGTCTTCGCCGAATCTTAAGGCCTTCACATTCAATGATCTCAAGAATGCCACCCGAAATTTTCGTCCGGACAGCCTTCTCGGGGAAGGTGGATTCGGCTATGTTTACAAAGGATGGATCGACCAACACACGTTCGTGGCTTCCAAACCCGGATCGGGAATGGTTGTTGCTGTAAAGAAGCTTAAGCCTGAAAGTTTTCAGGGTCATAGGGAGTGGCTG ACTGAGGTTAACTACCTTGGACAACTGCACCATCCTAATCTTGTTAAACTGATTGGGTACTGCTTGGAAGGAGAGAACCGGCTATTGGTCTATGAGTTTATGCCGAAAGGGAGCTTAGAGAATCATCTATTTAGAA GAGGACCACAACCACTGTCTTGGGCAGTGAGGATGAAGGTGGCCATTGGTGCTGCCAGAGGACTCACTTTTCTTCACAACGCCAAATCACAAGTCATATACCGTGATTTTAAAGCTTCTAACATCCTGCTGGATGCG GAGTTCAATGCTAAACTTTCTGATTTCGGCCTGGCCAAGGCGGGTCCAACCGGTGATAGAACTCATGTATCTACACAAGTCATGGGAACTCAAGGATACGCGGCACCTGAATATGTAGCAACTG GTCGGCTAACGGCGAAAAGTGATGTATATAGCTTTGGGGTTGTGATGTTGGAACTCTTGTCCGGGAGACGCGCGGTTGATAAAACAATATCCGGTATGGAGCAGAATCTGGTAGACTGGGCAAAACCATATTTGGGCGATAAAAGAAGGTTGTTTCGGATTATGGATACCAAATTGGAGGGACAATACCCACAGAAGGCAGCCTTCATGGCTGCTACGCTTGCCCTTCAGTGCCTTAACAATGAAGCCAAGGCAAGGCCTGCCATGACAGAGGTTTTAGCAACCCTTGAACAGATAGACTCCCCCAAAACTGCAGGCCGCCATTCCCACTCGGAACATCTGAGAGTCCACACTCCCGTGAGGAGGTCTCCAGCACGAAACCGGTCCCCTTTACATCTGACTCCTGCTGCATCTCCACTGCCATCTCACCGGCAATCTCTTCGAGTGCACTAA
- the LOC130979111 gene encoding 5-formyltetrahydrofolate cyclo-ligase, mitochondrial isoform X1 — protein MATKVWMPLLCKQHPHNPPLSLSFILSPFQHMTMASSNTQDGHLDAIFNQKRALRTQVRKTLKAIHPSHRSQQDDAIQNIISEAPWFKSSLRLCAYISCSALREVDTSKLLSQILQDPVSDGKKLYVPRVEDKNSHMRMLRISRIDDLIANSMDILEPAPIDAYGNAREDVMQANEPVDLFLLPGLAFDKSGRRLGRGGGYYDTFLKNYKDLANTRNWIQPLLVALSYSEQILDEGVIPMTSSDVPIDALVSPAGVIPITTAAINRSMVPLESGAKGDLDSGFFCNNG, from the exons ATGGCAACTAAGGTGTGGATGCCACTACTCTGCAAGCAGCATCCCCACaatcctcctctctctctctctttcattTTAAGCCCTTTTCAACATATGACCATGGCCAGCAGCAACACCCAAGATGGGCACCTCGACGCCATTTTCAATCAGAAACGCGCGCTTCGAACTCAGGTCCGAAAGACCCTCAAGGCCATCCATCCCTCCCATAGATCTCAACAAG ACGATgctattcaaaatataatctCGGAAGCCCCCTGGTTCAAATCTAGTCTCAGATTATGCGCATACATAAGCTGCAGTGCTTTACGGGAGGTCGATACATCCAAACTTTTGTCGCAAATTTTGCAAGACCCAGTCAGTG ATGGGAAAAAACTATATGTGCCGCGGGTGGAGGATAAGAATAGCCACATGCGTATGCTCAGGATTTCGCGTATCGATGATCTTATTGCAAATtcaatggatatcttagaaccAGCTCCGATTGATGCTTATGGAAATGCACGTGAAGACG TTATGCAGGCAAATGAACCTGTTGATTTGTTTCTTCTACCTG GATTGGCATTTGACAAATCTGGAAGACGTTTAGGCCGTGGTGGAGG TTACTATGATACATTTTTGAAGAATTACAAAGACCTTGCAAATACACGGAATTGGATTCAACCATTACTTG TTGCTCTGTCATATTCGGAACAAATACTAGATGAAGGAGTAATACCGATGACTTCATCCGATGTTCCAATTGACGCTCTTGTTTCGCCGGCTGGTGTGATTCCAATCACTACGGCGGCCATCAACAG AAGCATGGTTCCTTTGGAGAGTGGCGCTAAAGGGGACTTGGATTCGGGGTTTTTCTGCAACAACGGTTAA
- the LOC130979111 gene encoding 5-formyltetrahydrofolate cyclo-ligase, mitochondrial isoform X2, giving the protein MATKVWMPLLCKQHPHNPPLSLSFILSPFQHMTMASSNTQDGHLDAIFNQKRALRTQVRKTLKAIHPSHRSQQDDAIQNIISEAPWFKSSLRLCAYISCSALREVDTSKLLSQILQDPVSDGKKLYVPRVEDKNSHMRMLRISRIDDLIANSMDILEPAPIDAYGNAREDVMQANEPVDLFLLPGLAFDKSGRRLGRGGGYYDTFLKNYKDLANTRNWIQPLLVALSYSEQILDEGVIPMTSSDVPIDALVSPAGVIPITTAAINRMGP; this is encoded by the exons ATGGCAACTAAGGTGTGGATGCCACTACTCTGCAAGCAGCATCCCCACaatcctcctctctctctctctttcattTTAAGCCCTTTTCAACATATGACCATGGCCAGCAGCAACACCCAAGATGGGCACCTCGACGCCATTTTCAATCAGAAACGCGCGCTTCGAACTCAGGTCCGAAAGACCCTCAAGGCCATCCATCCCTCCCATAGATCTCAACAAG ACGATgctattcaaaatataatctCGGAAGCCCCCTGGTTCAAATCTAGTCTCAGATTATGCGCATACATAAGCTGCAGTGCTTTACGGGAGGTCGATACATCCAAACTTTTGTCGCAAATTTTGCAAGACCCAGTCAGTG ATGGGAAAAAACTATATGTGCCGCGGGTGGAGGATAAGAATAGCCACATGCGTATGCTCAGGATTTCGCGTATCGATGATCTTATTGCAAATtcaatggatatcttagaaccAGCTCCGATTGATGCTTATGGAAATGCACGTGAAGACG TTATGCAGGCAAATGAACCTGTTGATTTGTTTCTTCTACCTG GATTGGCATTTGACAAATCTGGAAGACGTTTAGGCCGTGGTGGAGG TTACTATGATACATTTTTGAAGAATTACAAAGACCTTGCAAATACACGGAATTGGATTCAACCATTACTTG TTGCTCTGTCATATTCGGAACAAATACTAGATGAAGGAGTAATACCGATGACTTCATCCGATGTTCCAATTGACGCTCTTGTTTCGCCGGCTGGTGTGATTCCAATCACTACGGCGGCCATCAACAG AATGGGTCCCTGA